A genomic window from Gemmatimonadaceae bacterium includes:
- a CDS encoding PDZ domain-containing protein: MKAARSLCAAVVAAALAAPTLAAQQTPVLRQRTAAEDLQLFSQVYNQIRVNHPDSLDSHRLFMAAIQAMVQATDPHSYVIPAARLSPGKEDELRAGRLHPVPIEWSFVGGSAVVANVHAGTAARRVDILPGDELVAVDGEPVRAESALELEIELAGPRNSTTTLTFERRQPDGSYARLDRRVRRERRAEETSVPAAFLLDAQTAYIRITTFTGDRTAEQMRSAMDRMAGAGARRLVLDLRQNGGGLVNEALDVASEFLPTGTLVYTSESRRANPDTGRVRRGLRSPRTWPIVVLIDDGTASASELVVGALQDHDRALVVGRPSFGKALIMRGFPLSDGSILVLVVGHLKTPCGRVIQRQYKGITARNYYRLAAADRDTVGRPSCQTKGGRTVYGGGGIYPDIVTPVAPAPPAWWRRISALDLPTTWAGGYVTEQGARLTTAAALAAAPSIEAAALAGFRAFAKERGVEIPEGEATDAQLTHLLVTTVAFAKWGNEGLYLVEAHLDPEVRGALKYFDEMESRGIR; this comes from the coding sequence ATGAAGGCCGCCCGTTCGCTTTGCGCGGCGGTTGTCGCCGCGGCACTCGCTGCGCCGACGCTTGCGGCGCAGCAGACGCCGGTGCTTCGCCAGCGCACCGCCGCGGAAGACCTGCAGCTGTTCAGCCAGGTCTACAACCAGATCCGCGTCAACCATCCGGACTCACTGGATTCGCACCGGCTGTTTATGGCGGCCATCCAGGCGATGGTGCAGGCCACGGATCCGCACTCGTACGTGATTCCGGCCGCGCGGCTGAGTCCGGGCAAGGAAGACGAACTCCGCGCCGGTCGCCTGCATCCGGTTCCTATCGAATGGAGCTTCGTCGGTGGCTCGGCGGTCGTCGCGAACGTGCACGCCGGGACGGCGGCCCGTCGCGTCGACATCCTCCCGGGTGACGAGCTGGTCGCCGTGGACGGCGAGCCGGTGCGCGCCGAGAGCGCGCTCGAACTGGAGATCGAACTCGCCGGTCCGCGCAACAGCACGACCACGCTCACCTTCGAGCGGCGCCAGCCCGACGGCAGCTACGCGCGACTGGACCGGCGCGTGCGCCGGGAGCGCCGCGCCGAGGAGACCTCGGTTCCGGCGGCGTTTCTGCTCGACGCGCAGACGGCATACATCCGGATCACGACCTTCACCGGCGACCGCACCGCCGAGCAGATGCGCTCCGCGATGGATCGAATGGCGGGAGCCGGTGCGCGTCGACTGGTGCTCGACCTGCGCCAGAATGGTGGTGGCCTCGTGAACGAGGCCCTCGACGTCGCCAGCGAGTTCCTACCCACCGGCACCTTGGTCTACACCTCGGAGTCGCGCCGCGCCAATCCCGACACCGGCCGCGTCCGGCGCGGGCTACGCTCGCCGCGCACCTGGCCGATCGTCGTCCTCATCGACGACGGCACGGCCAGCGCCTCCGAGCTCGTCGTCGGCGCGCTGCAGGACCACGACCGTGCGTTGGTCGTTGGCCGCCCCAGCTTCGGCAAGGCGCTGATAATGCGTGGCTTTCCGCTCTCCGATGGCTCGATCCTCGTGCTCGTCGTCGGGCACCTGAAGACGCCTTGCGGGCGCGTCATCCAGCGGCAGTACAAGGGCATCACCGCGCGCAACTACTATCGGCTCGCCGCCGCGGACCGCGACACCGTCGGTCGCCCGAGCTGCCAGACCAAGGGAGGCCGTACCGTCTACGGAGGCGGCGGCATCTATCCCGACATCGTGACTCCCGTCGCGCCCGCACCGCCGGCGTGGTGGCGACGCATCAGCGCGCTCGACCTCCCGACCACCTGGGCTGGCGGCTACGTCACCGAGCAAGGCGCACGGCTCACGACGGCCGCCGCCTTGGCTGCTGCGCCGTCGATCGAGGCGGCGGCGCTGGCCGGCTTCCGTGCCTTCGCCAAGGAACGCGGCGTCGAGATCCCCGAAGGCGAAGCCACTGACGCGCAGCTCACGCACCTGCTCGTCACGACGGTGGCCTTCGCCAAGTGGGGGAACGAGGGGCTGTACTTAGTGGAAGCGCATCTCGATCCAGAGGTGCGCGGCGCGCTCAAGTACTTCGACGAGATGGAATCGCGCGGCATCCGCTAG
- a CDS encoding nucleotidyltransferase family protein: MSDAPRVAAVVLAAGASRRMGRNKLLLPVEGEAMVHRTVRRVRDAGCEPIVVVTGHESARVREALAAQDLRYAESPDPTGPTSASLHAGLRALPNDVDAALVMLADMVQVTTPMLRALVDGLAASDAPLGVSRYGDVLAPPLVFRRALWPELLAWQGEGCGKAVVRAHEGEAQMHDWPEAALQDVDTPEDYDAAR, translated from the coding sequence GTGAGCGACGCGCCGCGGGTGGCGGCCGTGGTGCTCGCGGCCGGTGCGTCGCGGCGGATGGGCCGCAACAAGCTGCTCCTGCCCGTCGAGGGCGAAGCGATGGTGCACCGTACGGTGCGCCGCGTGCGCGACGCCGGCTGCGAGCCGATCGTCGTCGTGACCGGCCACGAGTCGGCGCGGGTGCGCGAGGCGCTGGCCGCGCAGGATCTGCGCTACGCCGAGTCGCCGGACCCGACGGGCCCGACCAGTGCGTCGTTGCACGCCGGACTGCGTGCCCTGCCCAATGACGTGGACGCCGCGCTGGTGATGCTCGCGGATATGGTGCAGGTTACGACGCCGATGCTGCGTGCGCTGGTGGATGGCCTCGCGGCGAGCGACGCGCCACTGGGCGTCTCGCGCTACGGCGACGTGCTGGCGCCGCCGTTGGTGTTCCGCCGCGCCCTGTGGCCCGAGTTACTGGCCTGGCAGGGCGAAGGCTGCGGCAAGGCCGTCGTGCGGGCGCACGAGGGCGAGGCCCAGATGCACGACTGGCCCGAGGCGGCGCTGCAGGACGTGGACACGCCCGAGGACTACGACGCCGCGCGCTAG
- a CDS encoding XdhC family protein → MKTWLETRQVLAQLAEWHAAGVPCALATVVRVRGSAYRHEGAKLLVAADGQHVGNVSGGCLEADVREVALRVIRSGVAELREYCGGADEVQAWDLGVGCEGVVEVYVEPVRDARDAERAMIAAEVAHVVTTDLETAARTCRPMDELNLLDLAHGSEEDSEVQGERFIELLYPPPRLLVVSAGDDARHVARLAAEVGFRVVVADRRPGLLTAERFPAPIQRVETDAARLGERVVLDDDSYAVVMTHHFADDTDYLRALLRTPARYLGVLGPRARTERLLGILRGEGPVDESRIYSPVGLDIGTDGAEQVALSVVAELLAVRSGRRPKSLRERRAPIHSPTSPSET, encoded by the coding sequence GTGAAGACCTGGCTGGAGACGCGGCAGGTACTTGCCCAGCTCGCCGAGTGGCACGCGGCGGGCGTGCCCTGCGCGTTGGCGACCGTCGTGCGCGTGCGCGGTTCGGCCTACCGCCACGAGGGTGCCAAGCTGCTCGTGGCCGCGGACGGACAGCACGTCGGCAACGTCAGCGGGGGCTGCCTCGAGGCGGACGTGCGCGAGGTGGCGTTGCGTGTGATCCGCAGCGGCGTCGCCGAACTGCGCGAGTACTGTGGCGGCGCAGACGAGGTGCAGGCCTGGGACCTCGGCGTCGGCTGCGAAGGCGTGGTCGAGGTGTACGTGGAGCCGGTGCGCGACGCGCGCGACGCCGAGCGCGCGATGATTGCGGCGGAAGTGGCGCACGTCGTGACCACCGACCTCGAGACCGCTGCGCGCACGTGCCGGCCGATGGACGAGCTCAACCTGCTCGACCTCGCGCACGGCAGCGAGGAAGACTCCGAGGTGCAGGGCGAACGCTTCATCGAACTGCTCTACCCGCCGCCGCGCCTGCTCGTCGTCAGCGCCGGTGACGATGCGCGGCACGTTGCGCGGCTCGCAGCCGAGGTGGGATTTCGCGTGGTCGTGGCCGATCGTCGACCCGGCCTGCTCACCGCCGAACGCTTCCCTGCCCCCATCCAGCGCGTCGAGACGGATGCCGCTCGCCTCGGCGAGCGCGTCGTGCTCGACGACGACAGCTACGCCGTCGTGATGACGCACCACTTCGCCGATGACACCGACTATCTGCGCGCCCTCTTGCGCACGCCGGCGCGCTACCTCGGCGTGCTCGGCCCGCGGGCGCGCACGGAGCGCCTGCTCGGCATCCTGCGCGGCGAGGGCCCGGTGGACGAGTCGAGGATCTACAGCCCCGTCGGCCTGGACATCGGCACGGACGGCGCCGAGCAGGTGGCGCTCAGCGTGGTGGCCGAGTTGCTGGCGGTGCGCAGCGGGCGCCGGCCGAAGTCGCTGCGCGAGCGGCGCGCACCGATCCACTCGCCCACGTCGCCCAGCGAGACGTGA
- a CDS encoding xanthine dehydrogenase family protein molybdopterin-binding subunit, whose protein sequence is MSAAVDRRHFLRVTGIAGGGLLIGTQLDYRLPELGAAEPGADADFAPNAFLRITRDGQVTIIAKNPEVGQGVKTSLPQLIADELDVPWESVTIEQADSDPAKYGPQVAGGSTATPTNWEPLRRAGAVGRALMISAAAQVWNVPEAECSTSGDARVHHHASRRVLRYAELAERAATLPTPDAAAVRMKDPKDYRIIGKPLGGVDNAKIVRGAPLFGIDVSVPGMLHAQYIKAPVFGARVASANLDAIKQMRGVRDAFVIEGTTQLNGLLPGVAIVADKYWNARVARNALRVTWAEHPTAQQSNTSFKRQAQEFLRGAPQRTLVRVGEAGPSAALGRVVEAEYEYPFLAHAALEPMNCTAHFKDGKLEVWAPTQNPQSGRTLCANTLGIAPEDITIHMIRGGGGFGRRLNNDYMVEAAAIAKQVGAPVKLTWTREDDLQHDFYRPAGYHKLRGAVDAQGNLVAWDNHFVTFGEGNSFAPAAGISLGEFPAGFVPNFHLGVSTMPLGVPTGFLRAPTSNAIAFVYQSFLDELALAAGRDPVAFRLDLLGKFVAPPPPSGPGPRPSYMDPARMRGVLERVAQMSAWGTRTLPRGKGMGVGFHFSHRGYFAEVVEVTVARNGTLTVDKVWVAGDVGSVIINPSGAANQVRGSVLDGIAEALNQQVTIEGGAARESNFTTYPLLRITGTPPVEIDFVLSDVPPTGMGEPALPPVIPALTNAIFAATGKRIRSLPLSLHDLSWS, encoded by the coding sequence GTGAGCGCCGCCGTGGACCGCCGCCACTTCCTCCGCGTCACCGGCATCGCCGGCGGAGGACTGCTCATCGGCACACAGCTCGACTACCGCCTGCCGGAACTCGGCGCCGCCGAGCCCGGCGCCGATGCCGACTTTGCGCCGAACGCCTTCCTCCGCATCACGCGCGACGGACAGGTCACGATCATCGCCAAGAACCCCGAGGTCGGGCAGGGCGTGAAGACCTCGCTGCCGCAACTGATCGCGGACGAGCTCGACGTGCCTTGGGAGTCGGTGACGATCGAGCAGGCCGACAGCGACCCCGCCAAGTACGGCCCGCAGGTGGCCGGCGGCAGCACCGCCACGCCCACCAACTGGGAACCGCTGCGCCGCGCCGGTGCGGTCGGTCGCGCCCTGATGATCAGCGCCGCCGCACAGGTGTGGAACGTCCCCGAAGCCGAGTGCAGCACCTCGGGCGACGCGCGCGTGCATCACCACGCCAGCCGGCGTGTGCTGCGCTACGCCGAGCTCGCCGAACGCGCCGCGACGCTGCCGACGCCCGACGCGGCGGCGGTGCGGATGAAGGACCCCAAGGACTATCGCATCATCGGCAAGCCACTGGGCGGCGTGGACAACGCCAAGATCGTCCGCGGCGCGCCGTTGTTCGGCATCGACGTCTCGGTGCCGGGAATGCTGCACGCGCAGTACATCAAGGCACCGGTGTTCGGTGCCCGCGTGGCCTCGGCAAACCTCGATGCCATCAAGCAGATGCGCGGGGTGCGCGATGCCTTCGTCATCGAAGGCACGACGCAGCTCAACGGATTGCTGCCCGGCGTCGCGATCGTCGCCGACAAGTACTGGAACGCACGCGTGGCCCGCAATGCGCTGCGCGTCACCTGGGCCGAGCACCCGACGGCCCAGCAGTCGAATACGAGCTTCAAGCGGCAGGCGCAGGAGTTCCTGCGCGGGGCGCCGCAGCGTACGCTGGTACGCGTCGGCGAGGCCGGCCCGAGCGCCGCGCTGGGCCGCGTGGTGGAAGCCGAGTATGAGTATCCGTTCCTGGCGCACGCGGCGCTGGAGCCGATGAACTGCACGGCACACTTCAAGGACGGCAAGCTCGAGGTCTGGGCACCGACGCAGAACCCGCAGTCCGGGCGCACGCTCTGCGCCAACACCTTGGGCATCGCGCCGGAAGACATCACCATCCATATGATCCGCGGCGGCGGCGGCTTCGGCCGGCGGCTGAACAACGACTATATGGTCGAGGCGGCGGCCATCGCCAAGCAGGTGGGCGCGCCGGTGAAGCTGACGTGGACGCGCGAGGACGACCTGCAGCACGACTTCTACCGCCCGGCCGGCTACCATAAGCTGCGCGGCGCGGTGGACGCGCAGGGCAACCTCGTGGCCTGGGACAACCACTTCGTCACCTTCGGCGAGGGCAACAGCTTCGCGCCGGCGGCCGGCATCAGCCTCGGCGAGTTCCCGGCCGGCTTCGTACCGAACTTCCACCTCGGCGTCTCGACGATGCCGCTCGGCGTGCCCACGGGCTTCCTGCGCGCGCCGACGAGCAACGCCATCGCCTTCGTGTACCAGAGCTTCCTCGACGAGCTGGCGCTCGCCGCCGGTCGCGATCCCGTGGCGTTCCGCCTCGACCTGCTCGGGAAGTTCGTGGCGCCGCCGCCGCCGAGCGGCCCGGGGCCGCGCCCCTCCTATATGGACCCCGCACGGATGCGCGGGGTGCTCGAGCGCGTGGCGCAGATGTCGGCCTGGGGCACGCGCACGCTGCCCCGCGGCAAGGGAATGGGCGTCGGCTTCCACTTCAGCCATCGCGGCTACTTCGCCGAGGTGGTGGAGGTGACGGTGGCCCGCAACGGTACGCTCACCGTCGACAAAGTCTGGGTGGCCGGCGACGTCGGCAGTGTCATCATCAATCCCAGCGGCGCCGCCAACCAGGTGCGCGGCTCGGTGCTCGACGGCATCGCCGAAGCGCTCAACCAGCAGGTGACCATCGAGGGCGGCGCGGCGCGGGAGTCGAACTTCACGACGTATCCGTTGCTACGCATCACCGGCACGCCGCCGGTGGAGATCGACTTCGTGCTCAGCGACGTGCCGCCGACGGGGATGGGCGAACCGGCCCTGCCGCCGGTGATCCCGGCGCTGACCAACGCGATTTTCGCGGCCACCGGCAAGCGCATCCGCTCGTTGCCGCTCAGCCTGCACGACCTCTCGTGGAGCTAG
- a CDS encoding (2Fe-2S)-binding protein, with product MPVTFTVNGTRRTLDVPDDMPLLWVLREELDLKGPKFGCGIGSCGACTVHVNGNPVRSCVMPAAGVANANVTTIEGLSADGSHPLQRAWQDLDVPQCGYCQAGQIMQAAALLRRTPRPTDADIDAAMEGNICRCATYHRIREGIHRAVQIAANNDAGAAAGEAK from the coding sequence ATGCCGGTCACGTTCACGGTCAACGGGACGCGCCGTACTCTCGACGTCCCCGACGATATGCCCCTCCTCTGGGTGCTCCGCGAGGAGCTGGACCTCAAAGGCCCCAAGTTCGGCTGCGGGATCGGGTCCTGCGGCGCCTGCACGGTGCACGTCAATGGCAACCCGGTCCGCTCCTGCGTGATGCCGGCCGCAGGTGTCGCCAACGCCAACGTGACGACCATCGAAGGCCTCTCGGCTGACGGCTCGCACCCGCTGCAACGCGCGTGGCAGGACCTCGACGTCCCCCAGTGCGGGTACTGCCAAGCCGGCCAGATTATGCAGGCGGCCGCCCTGCTGCGCCGCACCCCGCGGCCGACGGATGCGGACATCGACGCAGCGATGGAAGGCAACATCTGCCGCTGCGCCACGTACCATCGCATACGCGAAGGCATCCACCGCGCGGTGCAGATCGCCGCCAACAACGATGCGGGCGCCGCCGCCGGGGAGGCCAAGTGA
- a CDS encoding PLDc N-terminal domain-containing protein produces the protein MNLGFLRDLPGWWPLATGAVWLALNLAATSHVLVQKRDVRAAIAWVGVIWLVPVIGSLLYAALGLNRIRRRAAELQRARRRVPSSTPIDSAVARVGTESTVPEQFKPLARLGEAMSGRPLLTGNAVQVLHNGDEAYPAMLAAIEEARSSIAMMSYIFAEDAAGRPFIEALGRAVKRGVEVRVLVDGVGARYTWPPVHRALRKAGIRAELFLPGIRDAGLAFFNLRTHRKVLTVDGRVAFAGGINIQARNIHRDNPPQMVRDLHFRLEGPIVGQLQEVFAEDWAFTTRELLDGPLWYPTLLPVGDTTARAFTDGPDGDLEILRTVLLGALSSARESVRIVTPYFLPDQGLISALTVAALRGVRVDIVLPAQVNIPLVQWAATAQLWQVLRPGCRVHLTPLPFDHTKLTVIDRSWVLFGSSNWDPRSLRLNFELDVECFDPRLAERLDEEVRMRIAGASELTLSDVDGRPVWKKIGHGLARLLAPYL, from the coding sequence ATGAACCTCGGTTTCCTGCGCGACCTGCCTGGCTGGTGGCCCCTGGCAACAGGTGCCGTGTGGCTGGCGCTGAACCTCGCCGCCACCTCGCACGTGCTCGTGCAGAAGCGCGACGTGCGCGCCGCCATCGCCTGGGTGGGCGTCATCTGGTTGGTCCCAGTGATCGGCTCGCTACTTTATGCGGCGCTGGGGCTCAACCGCATCCGCCGCCGCGCCGCCGAGCTGCAGCGCGCGCGCCGCCGCGTCCCGAGCTCCACGCCGATCGACAGCGCCGTGGCCCGGGTCGGGACCGAGTCCACCGTGCCCGAGCAGTTCAAGCCGCTGGCGCGCCTCGGCGAGGCGATGAGCGGCCGCCCGCTGCTCACCGGCAACGCCGTCCAGGTGCTCCACAACGGCGACGAGGCCTACCCCGCGATGCTGGCAGCCATCGAGGAGGCACGCTCGAGCATCGCGATGATGAGCTACATCTTCGCCGAGGACGCCGCCGGCCGCCCGTTCATCGAGGCCCTCGGGCGCGCCGTGAAGCGAGGCGTCGAGGTGCGCGTGCTCGTGGACGGCGTCGGCGCGCGCTACACCTGGCCGCCGGTGCACCGCGCGCTGCGCAAGGCAGGCATCCGCGCCGAGCTCTTCCTGCCCGGCATCCGAGACGCCGGGCTCGCCTTCTTCAACCTCCGCACGCACCGCAAGGTGCTTACGGTGGATGGGCGCGTGGCCTTCGCTGGCGGCATCAACATCCAGGCCCGCAACATCCATCGCGACAACCCGCCGCAGATGGTGCGCGACCTACACTTCCGGCTTGAGGGTCCGATCGTCGGCCAATTGCAGGAAGTCTTCGCCGAGGACTGGGCGTTCACCACGCGGGAGCTGCTCGACGGGCCGCTGTGGTATCCGACGCTGCTGCCGGTGGGCGACACCACCGCGCGGGCCTTTACCGACGGCCCCGACGGCGACCTCGAGATCCTGCGCACCGTCCTGCTCGGCGCGCTCTCCAGCGCCCGCGAGTCGGTGCGCATCGTCACGCCCTATTTCTTGCCTGACCAAGGCCTGATTTCCGCGCTGACCGTGGCGGCGCTGCGCGGCGTGCGCGTGGACATCGTCCTGCCCGCGCAGGTGAACATCCCGCTGGTGCAGTGGGCCGCCACCGCCCAACTCTGGCAGGTGCTGCGCCCTGGTTGCCGCGTGCACCTGACGCCGTTGCCTTTCGACCACACCAAGCTGACGGTGATCGATCGCAGCTGGGTCCTGTTCGGCTCGTCCAACTGGGACCCGCGTTCGCTGCGGCTGAACTTCGAGCTGGACGTGGAATGCTTCGATCCGCGCCTCGCCGAACGCCTCGACGAAGAGGTGCGTATGCGCATTGCCGGCGCGTCGGAGCTCACGCTCAGCGACGTGGACGGCCGCCCCGTGTGGAAGAAGATCG